ACGAGTGCGCAACGGCGTTGGCACAGCTTGCAAAGCATACTAACTATGTGGCTAGCAGACATGTAGGACATGTTCGCTGATACATGGAAACGGCATACAAGCAAGGGAAGCAGATGACCTGGGCGCTGGTTCTCTAGTCTACAGAGTATGTCACTCACGGTTACTGGCAATGGTggcatttctatttatttattttaatctATTTTGGCAAGTGTTTTGTGAAGTTCTGACTCCCATTTCAAGCGTAAAATTTTCAATGGAGGCTACTGTAAGTCTAAATTATCTGAAATGGGGCTTTCTACACGGCCCGTAATTTTGCTGCAGTTGGACTTTAACCAAAGTATTAAAGGAGGAAGTTGAAATCTATGGTCTGTAGTATTAAATTTTTGTGTGGCACCGTAAGACATACCTAATTAATAAAAAGTCGCATCTTGAATATGTTGAAATGCAAAATTTACTGACTTGTAACattgcgctgaaaaaaaaaaaaacctcgaaaAACGGCTGTTAAAGAGTGATAAAAGTAGACAAAAGTGGCATTTCATGACTGCATGTATAGGTGCTGTTAAGATATTGCATAGATTTCGTGGGTGCAATGAAGGGACAGTGTACAACATGGCAAAGCATATCAGTTTGCTCTAGTTAAATTTTTAAAAAACCTTTAACCCTTtcttgacgagtgttgcctacaggcaacataccaaaAAAgagttttttcttgttgagtttcAGTAGTGAGTACGAAGTTTCTCGCTAAATTTCTTCGGCCAAGACAGAGACAGGCAGCAAGAataatttgttggtttagagcaggaacactggacaaggaagaagtttggcacgcaaCTCACTCTCTTGTGAAAGCAAGGTCAGAAGAGACATGCCGATGCAACCTATCCAGCTCTAGTGGTGTCACACATGGGGTATAAAGCAAATAAAATGTACACATGTGGTTCAGAATGATGGGAGCTGTCTATGCaaattgaaaacgaagccttcgatggcttggggtgaagcccacttccagtttcctgcctggggttttcccacCATTGCTtaaaaaatttctgcaaaatgttttttctttttgttgattaggCTCATTCTTGATGTGTCTTGCATATATAAAcagaaaataaacatttctttttatttacatgTCTCGCCATTAAAGGGTTAAGGTTCCAGTATCACATTACTTTTGAGAAGACAAAAATAGCATTTTAACATGGTCAGAATTTCATTTTCTATATTTCGTTTGTAATCGAGGGTATAAGTAAAATGtttgagaaaacatttattttgaTCCTTCAGACATGACAAGTTTGAACTAATATCTTTGGCAATTGCCAACCAACATAACTTCATACTTTTCCATGTACTTGGATACGGACACATGAGGTGAAGCTTCTTATGTACTTGCAACCATCTGATCAACTCTGAATTTCCAGCATAGCTTccaaaacaaataaatattgctgcTTACAATACAGCTATCAGTTGTGTATGACAGAGGCAACAGCCAACAGCTAGAGTAATTCTCCTACCGCGTGTCTGCTCATTTTCATATCAGCTTTTAGCAAGAATAAAAATTGTGCCAGTCAAGAACGCCCTAAACAGAAACTCCAGCCACTTCCAAATGCTCACATCTTCGCAGCTATATGGCGTGCATACAATAACGGCAGTGTGAGCATACCAAAAGACACCGCAATGAGGTACCTTACACCACCAGATGGCAAATTTGAAACCATGTAATAACAGCCTGGGATTACAACCCAGATGTGCACGTGCACAACTGCCTGCATTTATACAAAACATTATTCTTACAAGTGGCATGCAAAATGCACAGCCAGCCTTTTCTGCTCAGAGCAACTTAAATGACAAAGCGTGACCCTAGATTTAAAAGGAAGCGCCTCCTTGTCCATGTCTATCTTGGTAGACAATAGTTAGCCAAGCCTATGTAACATAGCCTAGCCAGGTCCAAGGCAGTGCTCGGCTCTGGTGGCGCCAATTCAACAAGTAATCAGTACCTTGCTCACGGTCGGTAATCAACAAGTTTATGGAAAATCTTTAGATACCCCAAATAACATGTGTTTATGGTAGAAATAAGCATATAAATGATTTTAAACACCGCAAGACATGGTGTGGGATTCATGTTTTCGTAATCGAAAGTAGAAATCATTCTTTTTACACCCTTCAAGATTGGTTTAAAAATCACAAAcgttaaaaattttttttttagcaaatGACATGAATTTGTAATGAAAAGGCCCTTAAAACTGCGCAAGACAAAACTGTGCCCGGCAATTACAGCTGTTCTGTCCTCAGAATTTTCTTGTGCGGAACATATGGCAACAAGATACTAACACAAAGCTACGTCACACTGAAGTCAAACAttgcacaagcaaaaaaaaaaaaggaggatcTCCGCTTTTGAAAGAAGTGGTATCCAAAACACACTGGACATTTTCACTTACTGCTTCGTGTGCCCACATGCATCAATGCCCTGGTAAAATGGTAACAAGCAATTTCCGAGTTGGCGCTCGGCTACCATGCTTTGGGCTCAACTAAACTAACTCGACCTTTAGTGTGCACTTCAGCTTCTGTACAGCGTGTGCTGCTTGTCAGAGGGCAAATGACAACATTGAAGTGTGCCAAAAACATCGCTTTCATAATAAAGCAACGGTGGAATTTCACAAGTTATTCACATGTGGAACTTCGTTGCAGCATTATGAAGTTGCACATGCTTACGATTGCTTACCTATCACTTTCTGGCCTGTTTTACTGCAGCAAGCAAGCCCAAATCCAttccttccttttatttttcccCTTGATGCTACATCTCAATGAATAGTACAGCGTCAACAGAAAGCGAGGAACGACAAGACAAAGCACCAACCGCCAACATGATTTTGCAACGCGGTAGCCAGCCAACGAGTGACATACATATAGAAAGACCTGGCTGGAAGTCAGTGCTTCTGTTTTGTTGCATCCTTAGCCATCTGTTTGCACCTTATCACTTGCCCATTCGTATATCCTTCCGAGCGAAACCTGAAGACAGCTCGAGGACAATAACTTTTATGTGATATATATACAAAGAGAAAAATATGTTTACAACTATTATGTCTCTGCTAGCAAGTTACATCCATTCCAGCACCAGCACCAGCAGTTAAGCAAAGTGTAATCTGTCATAGCAATAGAGCTTGAGTACATAGCATATCACAGGATGCTGGCATCAGCACGGTGCGTCACCTCCTGGTTTACGTCTGTGCCTAGTACACCTCCACTGTGCTGAAACTCTAATTGTGGGTTACAGCAACTGGACCAGGTGCAGCGAAGCCACTTTGAACTGCATATCACACTTTCAGAGGACAATTTAATGTGTGCCACTTGCAGCAAGCATCAAATTATTAGTGTCAAGGGATGTATGTAGGTACGTAGCACGCATATGTAATAAGGCATCTTGACAGTGTAACAGCATTGTCAAACAATCTTGCCACATACAATGTTCTGCGCAACCGCGATGCTGAAGCGGCCTCTTGTGAAATGCGCTAGTTCACATGTTCTGCACATAATCTGTAGGGCGTACCCTCCGGCTGAATGAAATATTCTCAACTGTCAACTCACGAAGAATGTGCAGATAATTCAAACCTGGTTCAGCTTTCGTGAAAGATCATTAGTAAGGCACTCCTCCTCTTGTTCGTAGTTAAGGGCGAgcgtctccttttctttcttgagcGCTTGAATCTTCTTCAACAGTGTGTTGCTGATGAATTCTTCCTCCTGTTCGGCTTTCGCTTGCTGCAAAAGCGTCAAACTCAATGAGTGTTAATTGCTCTTGAGTTTAATGTTCTATACGCAGGACTAACGATAGTTTTTTTCGGCTGAAGCACGTATGTACGAACACCTGCCGGTACTTTTAATACTCGCGATGAACAAGTACTCAAACACATGCGTAATGAACCTTCAGTTTTAAAGAGTGTTGCTGCATGTATAAACTCCATGTACAGCATGTACCGCGCTGTAAATTTAACGCAATGGCAACACAAACGCAATAGCTTTGAATGAGCAAGTCACAACATTCGTAAAATGTCACAAGGTTAGGCCTCACTATGTTGACGCTGACTTGCCGCAACGCACGGTTCTCCTCCTGCAACGTCTTCACTCGAAGTCTGTACGTTTCTAACTCCATTTTGAGCACTCGGTTTTCCTGCTGGAGAGATTCAACGCGTTTTTGAATCTGCTCTCGCGACAGAGGAGACGGGGCAATCATTGCCCCGTCAACTGAGCTGCTATCACTTTCACTAGCACTATCCGCCATAGTTCTGGCGCCGCCAAGAAACATGTGAGCGCCGTTGGCCGTTGGTGACGGCGGCGGGACCCTCGATGTAGAGCTCGACTAAATGGCGGCGCTTCTGATGTTAACAGAACGCGAAGAATCGTCTGCGATGCATTTATTACACCGCGTAAGCACGAACATATTTAGTTCACCAAATAGTAATGTATGTAGTTTTTAAAGATGCACGGTGGCGTTTGCGCTTCTTTCGTTCACATTCAAaacatacgtttttttttttttcggcggttGGCAAGGGACCGTCACAGCCGCCACGTGACTGACTAAATCCATTGACTTGGTCGTTGTGACGGccgaagccgaagccgttgcTGCCTACCGTCTATGGTGGTAGCACTTCACTACTGCAGGAACACGTGCTGCATCGATTACCAAGCAAGACGTATATCCTTGCTTGTTCGCGACTAAAAAGTTACAGCAACCAGTGCTAGTGGACGAGTAGCATAAGGAGCAAGAACGATGGGTAACGTCTTCGCTTCAAGTCCTTTATCTCCACCGACAGCCATGGCCCCGGCCCCTCCACCGTCGGTACCAGAGCCACCGGACCAGCGCGAACTGCCACTTCAAGATGATGGTGAGATGCAGAACCCTGGTACTCTGGAAGACCTTCATAAGAAGTGCAAGGACATATTTCCGGCAAACTTCGAAGGAGGTCGCTTGATGGTGAACAAGGGTCTCAGCAACCATTTCCAGATCAGCCATACCCTGAACATGAGCTCTATAACGCCCTCCGGGTACAGATTTGGAGCCACTTATGTGGGCACGCAGCAGTTTGGTCCGGCTGAGTCGTACCCGGTTCTGCTTGGTGACATTGATCCTAGCGGCAACCTGAATGCGAACATTATTCATCAATTTACCCCTCGCATTCGCACCAAAATAGCGGCGCAAGTCCAGGACAACCGATATGTTGCAACGCAGCTGACTGCCGACTACCGGGGTCCGTCGTACACCGCGTCGGGCACTCTAGGCAATATTGATATCCTGAACAACTCGGGAGTCATTGTGGCGCACTACCTGCAGAATGTGCTTCCAAACGTGGCCCTCGGCGCTGAGTTAGCCTACCAATATGGACCTCAAGTGCCGGGCGGCGAAATCGCCGTCCTGTCGATGGCGGGACGCTACACTGGCCCCAACTACGTGGTCAGCGGCACCTTGGGCATGGCAGGGGCACATTGCTGCTACTATCACCGCGGTAGCGAGACAACGCAAGTGGGTGTCGAAGTGGAGACGAACTTCAGGGTGGGGGAAAGCGTTGCCTCCATTGGCTACCAAGTGGACTTGCCCAAGGCGAACCTTGTTTTTCGCGGTATGGTCGACAGCAACTGGACCGTGGGTGCCGTCCTTGAGAAGAAGCTGCAGCCACTGCCCTTCACCTTTGCCCTAAGTGGCATGCTTAACCATGCGAAGAACCAGAGCAGATTTGGCTGCGCACTTATCATCGGTTAGCACACTTTTGAGTGCTTTGCGTGCACCTTCGGGTGTATTT
This Dermacentor albipictus isolate Rhodes 1998 colony chromosome 1, USDA_Dalb.pri_finalv2, whole genome shotgun sequence DNA region includes the following protein-coding sequences:
- the LOC135918197 gene encoding mitochondrial import receptor subunit TOM40 homolog 1-like, which codes for MGNVFASSPLSPPTAMAPAPPPSVPEPPDQRELPLQDDGEMQNPGTLEDLHKKCKDIFPANFEGGRLMVNKGLSNHFQISHTLNMSSITPSGYRFGATYVGTQQFGPAESYPVLLGDIDPSGNLNANIIHQFTPRIRTKIAAQVQDNRYVATQLTADYRGPSYTASGTLGNIDILNNSGVIVAHYLQNVLPNVALGAELAYQYGPQVPGGEIAVLSMAGRYTGPNYVVSGTLGMAGAHCCYYHRGSETTQVGVEVETNFRVGESVASIGYQVDLPKANLVFRGMVDSNWTVGAVLEKKLQPLPFTFALSGMLNHAKNQSRFGCALIIG